The proteins below are encoded in one region of Pontibacter deserti:
- a CDS encoding OsmC family protein translates to MQKNRVYTFVKNLFMEVNLTRLDQDFHFAATGNSGVAVHMDANPEIGGHNMGARPMEMLLMGLGGCSAIDVILILKKQRQEIGSFDIKVTADREKVEEHTEFRNINVHFRLGGNLNEDKVRRAIELSLEKYCSVAMVLYKTSAITYTLELV, encoded by the coding sequence GTGCAGAAGAATAGAGTTTATACTTTCGTGAAAAATCTGTTTATGGAAGTAAATCTTACACGATTAGACCAGGATTTCCATTTTGCAGCTACAGGTAATTCTGGAGTGGCAGTACACATGGATGCAAACCCGGAAATTGGAGGTCATAACATGGGTGCCCGCCCGATGGAAATGCTCCTGATGGGGCTAGGTGGCTGCAGTGCCATTGATGTAATACTTATACTTAAAAAGCAGCGCCAGGAGATCGGTTCTTTTGATATAAAAGTAACAGCCGACCGGGAGAAGGTGGAAGAGCATACTGAATTCAGGAACATTAATGTTCATTTCAGACTAGGCGGCAATCTTAACGAAGACAAAGTTCGCCGTGCTATCGAGCTCTCGCTGGAGAAATACTGCTCTGTAGCAATGGTGCTCTATAAAACATCCGCGATAACTTATACTTTAGAGCTGGTGTAG
- the hpf gene encoding ribosome hibernation-promoting factor, HPF/YfiA family → MNYTENFEGIKLDIQAVDIDISDAMQQNLRDKISKLKRHAKKIDSIDVYFKEESSHSTNTKSVRIRVGVPGNDVFAHDEGDNWYQLLDSVEEKLKRQLEKK, encoded by the coding sequence ATGAATTATACTGAAAACTTTGAAGGCATAAAATTAGACATACAGGCAGTTGATATCGATATCTCAGATGCGATGCAGCAAAATCTGCGGGATAAGATCTCAAAACTGAAGCGACATGCTAAAAAAATAGACTCTATTGACGTATATTTTAAGGAAGAATCCAGCCATTCGACCAACACTAAAAGCGTACGGATACGTGTGGGAGTGCCGGGAAATGACGTGTTTGCACATGATGAGGGGGATAACTGGTACCAACTGCTGGATAGCGTGGAAGAAAAACTAAAACGCCAGTTAGAGAAGAAGTAA
- a CDS encoding S1/P1 nuclease, producing MAFKSLKKLILAGLFLYMPLQSMAWGMLGHRVVGEIAERNLTCKAKKQVKKILGNESLAMASNWADFVKSEPSYKYLDNWHYINFKDGLTYDQFTASLMQDTATNVHTKLNMLVKELKNKDLPQDKKQMYLRLVIHFVGDIHQPMHTGRPEDLGGNRVKLFWFGESTNLHRLWDSDLIESQDLSYTEYSTALNHTTKAQRKEWMKQPISQWLYESYLISNKLYSELQPEQKLSYRYTYDHIDTLNTQLLKGGIHLAGLLNEIFD from the coding sequence ATGGCATTTAAATCGCTTAAAAAATTAATACTGGCGGGTTTGTTCCTGTATATGCCGCTTCAGTCGATGGCGTGGGGCATGCTGGGGCACCGCGTGGTGGGCGAAATTGCGGAGCGCAACTTAACCTGTAAGGCAAAAAAGCAAGTTAAAAAAATACTGGGCAATGAGTCATTAGCCATGGCCAGCAACTGGGCCGATTTCGTGAAATCGGAACCTAGCTACAAATACCTGGATAACTGGCATTACATCAACTTTAAAGATGGTTTGACTTACGATCAGTTCACTGCCAGCCTGATGCAGGATACTGCTACCAACGTGCACACGAAGCTGAACATGTTGGTAAAAGAGTTGAAAAACAAAGACCTGCCACAGGATAAAAAGCAAATGTACCTGCGCCTGGTAATTCATTTTGTGGGCGATATACACCAGCCGATGCACACAGGCCGCCCTGAAGATTTAGGTGGTAACCGTGTTAAACTGTTCTGGTTTGGCGAATCTACTAACCTGCACCGCCTGTGGGACAGTGACCTGATCGAGTCGCAGGACCTGAGCTATACTGAATACAGCACCGCCCTGAACCATACCACTAAAGCACAACGCAAAGAGTGGATGAAACAGCCTATCAGCCAGTGGTTATATGAGTCTTACCTGATCAGTAACAAACTGTACAGCGAACTGCAGCCAGAGCAAAAGCTTAGCTACCGCTATACATATGATCACATTGACACTCTGAATACACAGCTACTAAAAGGTGGTATACATTTGGCTGGTCTGCTGAACGAGATCTTCGATTAA
- the xrtN gene encoding exosortase N — protein MNLSIIRPTERLAVPILVLGLYILVGGIFLSEYLLWDSQWLLAMFLLPFVAQVQSHKSCSPVLLVTAILFAILAATLQNSTLYFFTFIIALWCGVQLIVGKISLYPLLLLTIASPIFKYITSIISFPLRMQLTTWAVAILKMIDTQAEAAGNIILVNGEEFSVDPACAALSMLSLSLILAIFILAHLQQTKQKVWPLWAVVLMLGGMLILNLVSNLLRILLLVWFKILPGNPMHDVIGLLCLLIYALVPFYFFAKGLQRYITIPSQDRKVKAPIKLRTALLLNFILLISLILTGLNVKSKVPAISLEQATPQLNGFETTKLENGVTKYSNKDVLVYLKPVQAFYSTEHHPLICWEGSGYKFRHVQTLQIGNYKVYVGELQKGKDTLYTSWWMDNGQHRTIDQWDWRLRMLKGEAKFRLVNVTVAQKQELADAILSIIENQNNYSHTNTTVPTNNYQKQLSSFNRIF, from the coding sequence ATGAATTTAAGCATTATCCGGCCCACCGAACGGCTGGCTGTCCCGATACTGGTACTTGGTTTATACATACTGGTTGGCGGGATTTTCCTGAGCGAATACCTGCTCTGGGACAGCCAATGGTTGCTTGCAATGTTTCTTTTACCATTTGTAGCACAGGTACAATCTCACAAGTCTTGTTCACCTGTTTTACTGGTAACCGCAATACTCTTTGCCATACTTGCTGCCACGCTTCAGAACAGCACTTTATACTTCTTTACTTTTATAATAGCGCTTTGGTGTGGCGTTCAGCTTATAGTTGGTAAAATATCCCTGTACCCGCTGCTCTTATTAACCATAGCCTCTCCTATTTTTAAGTACATCACCAGTATTATCAGTTTCCCGCTTCGGATGCAGTTAACTACCTGGGCCGTTGCTATACTTAAAATGATAGATACACAGGCCGAAGCCGCGGGCAACATAATACTTGTGAACGGGGAAGAATTTTCTGTAGATCCGGCCTGTGCAGCTTTGTCTATGCTGTCGTTGTCGCTGATACTAGCCATTTTTATACTTGCTCACCTGCAGCAAACAAAGCAAAAAGTATGGCCGCTTTGGGCTGTTGTGCTGATGCTGGGAGGTATGCTGATCCTTAATCTTGTATCTAATTTGCTGCGCATCCTGTTACTTGTTTGGTTTAAGATTTTGCCAGGCAACCCAATGCACGATGTTATAGGTTTGCTTTGTTTACTTATTTATGCGCTTGTACCTTTCTATTTTTTTGCAAAAGGACTGCAGCGATACATAACCATACCTTCCCAGGATAGGAAAGTGAAAGCACCAATCAAGTTAAGAACTGCCTTACTCCTCAACTTTATATTGCTTATCTCATTGATCTTAACAGGCCTGAATGTCAAAAGTAAAGTACCGGCAATATCTCTGGAACAAGCAACCCCACAGTTAAACGGATTTGAGACTACTAAGCTGGAAAACGGGGTTACAAAGTATAGCAATAAAGATGTCTTGGTTTACCTCAAGCCGGTACAGGCATTTTATTCTACAGAGCACCACCCGCTTATTTGTTGGGAAGGTAGCGGCTACAAGTTCAGGCATGTACAAACGCTGCAGATCGGCAACTATAAAGTATATGTAGGCGAGCTACAGAAAGGAAAAGATACACTCTATACGAGCTGGTGGATGGACAACGGCCAGCACCGAACTATAGATCAGTGGGACTGGCGCTTACGCATGCTGAAAGGCGAAGCTAAATTCAGGCTGGTAAATGTAACAGTTGCGCAAAAGCAGGAATTAGCCGACGCTATACTTTCGATTATAGAGAATCAAAACAACTATAGCCACACAAATACTACAGTGCCAACAAACAATTATCAAAAACAGCTATCGTCTTTCAACAGAATTTTCTGA
- a CDS encoding XrtN system VIT domain-containing protein, with product MQTLTKVPARTDLQLHFVGVGMIVISFLIFMFPEWGMAATDGAAFGIFWLNYSLAAVYFVIMLSQKVFSFKRPFQHLQYLYLYLVLFIISCYSLNRQMSIFQDSVPWLEAFITLFCITLIIYSFQERLPKLMNQVLLFILGAGSILWVYYAIYLLPLYIISIFGILALGLALHTFVPLWVVISLGFGVYKAASKDQQYLRSFLAGAAFPILFSVFFIWQWHNRNVQIDFSSNDFVIQENETLPHWVRLSQQLPADFLTERIMKTDLVYQVPHNSFNIWDIPGENFDEVKRHDPLVTLAVLFLGQPNLDRKEKIKILESMYDARHQAEARLWSGNNLSTANVVSQVRIYPSYRLAYTEKVLRVHNNMTNSNNQQEAIYTFFLPEGSVVSSLSLWINGREEKGYLTTKSKAQTAYKTIVGLEARDPSVVHWQEGNRISVRVFPCTPEENRQFKIGITSPLQQRGNELVYENVYFTGPSATGASETSVIYFNNKVTNLNSPSDYKLTRSNEYKRQGNYTQDWSLRFTAPALANGGFSFAGNNYKIEALPQQLVAFEPQQVYLDINASWSDSEFEKVWSIAKGKQVYAWDGKMVQVTEQNNAQLFYQLRQQHYSLFPLHHIKNPEQALVISKSNGISPNLNDLKDTPFAEQMAEVLPLQSAIRVYSLGPQLSPYFKSLKELRVIVPMHGNTEQLATLLQKKQFANITIDNNTVRLGDSGLSIVKTNATKATNTAPDHVLRLFAYNHILQQIGARFFSKDYIEDELITEATQANIVSPVSSLIVLETQKDYERFDIQKSKDSLGNASMNGSGAVPEPEEWALIILAVVIIGFITLKPYILR from the coding sequence ATGCAAACTCTGACGAAAGTACCTGCCAGAACCGACCTCCAATTGCATTTTGTAGGCGTGGGAATGATCGTAATTTCCTTCCTTATTTTCATGTTCCCTGAGTGGGGCATGGCAGCAACAGACGGGGCAGCTTTTGGTATTTTCTGGCTGAACTATAGTTTAGCTGCTGTCTACTTTGTTATAATGCTCTCCCAGAAAGTCTTTTCCTTTAAAAGGCCTTTTCAGCACTTACAATACCTATACTTGTACCTGGTACTTTTTATCATCAGTTGCTATTCGCTTAACCGCCAGATGAGTATCTTTCAGGACTCTGTTCCCTGGCTGGAAGCTTTTATCACCCTTTTCTGTATAACGCTCATAATCTATAGTTTTCAGGAGCGACTACCTAAACTCATGAACCAGGTATTGCTCTTTATACTTGGTGCAGGATCTATACTTTGGGTGTATTATGCCATTTACCTGTTGCCGCTTTATATCATCAGCATTTTCGGTATTCTGGCCTTGGGTCTAGCGCTGCATACTTTTGTGCCGCTTTGGGTGGTGATTAGTTTAGGTTTTGGTGTTTACAAAGCTGCTTCCAAAGACCAACAATACCTTCGTAGTTTTCTTGCTGGGGCAGCATTCCCTATACTTTTTAGTGTGTTCTTTATCTGGCAATGGCATAACCGGAACGTGCAGATAGATTTTAGCAGTAATGATTTTGTGATACAGGAAAATGAGACATTGCCGCATTGGGTTAGGCTTAGCCAGCAATTGCCGGCCGATTTTCTGACAGAGCGCATCATGAAAACTGACCTTGTGTACCAGGTGCCACACAATAGCTTTAATATCTGGGATATACCTGGTGAGAATTTTGATGAAGTGAAACGCCACGACCCGCTGGTAACTTTAGCTGTGTTATTCCTGGGCCAACCAAACCTGGACAGGAAAGAAAAAATAAAGATACTTGAGAGCATGTACGACGCCCGCCATCAGGCAGAGGCACGGCTCTGGTCGGGCAACAACCTAAGTACAGCTAATGTAGTGTCGCAGGTACGCATCTACCCTAGTTACAGGTTAGCTTATACTGAAAAAGTGCTGCGCGTTCACAACAACATGACCAACAGCAACAATCAGCAGGAGGCCATTTATACTTTCTTTTTACCGGAAGGCAGTGTGGTTTCTTCGCTTTCGCTCTGGATAAACGGCCGTGAAGAAAAAGGTTACCTTACCACAAAAAGTAAAGCGCAGACCGCATACAAAACTATAGTTGGTTTAGAAGCACGAGACCCATCAGTGGTACATTGGCAGGAAGGAAACAGGATATCCGTAAGAGTGTTCCCGTGCACACCGGAAGAAAACCGCCAGTTTAAAATAGGTATAACCTCTCCCCTGCAGCAGCGAGGCAATGAGCTTGTTTATGAAAATGTATACTTCACAGGTCCCTCTGCCACAGGTGCTTCCGAAACATCTGTTATTTATTTTAATAATAAAGTTACTAACCTGAATTCACCTTCCGACTATAAACTTACGCGCAGCAACGAGTATAAACGCCAGGGCAACTATACACAGGACTGGAGCCTAAGATTTACTGCACCTGCTTTGGCCAATGGCGGTTTCAGTTTTGCCGGCAACAACTATAAAATTGAAGCATTACCACAGCAACTGGTAGCATTTGAGCCGCAACAGGTATACCTCGACATAAATGCCAGCTGGTCTGATAGCGAGTTTGAGAAAGTTTGGAGTATAGCAAAAGGTAAGCAGGTTTATGCCTGGGATGGAAAGATGGTGCAGGTTACTGAACAGAACAATGCACAACTCTTTTACCAGCTACGACAGCAACACTACTCACTCTTCCCGTTACATCATATAAAAAATCCAGAGCAGGCACTTGTTATCAGCAAAAGTAATGGCATATCCCCTAACCTCAACGACCTGAAAGATACTCCATTTGCAGAACAGATGGCTGAAGTGTTACCACTACAATCCGCTATAAGAGTTTACTCGCTTGGGCCACAGTTATCACCTTACTTTAAAAGCCTGAAAGAACTTCGGGTTATTGTACCTATGCATGGGAATACCGAACAACTGGCTACGTTACTGCAGAAGAAGCAATTCGCTAACATAACTATAGATAATAACACAGTACGTTTGGGTGATTCGGGTTTAAGCATAGTTAAAACGAATGCAACTAAAGCTACCAACACAGCCCCAGACCATGTGCTACGCCTGTTCGCTTATAACCATATTTTGCAGCAAATCGGGGCACGCTTTTTTTCTAAAGATTATATAGAAGATGAGCTGATAACAGAAGCCACGCAAGCTAATATTGTGAGCCCTGTCTCAAGTCTTATCGTCCTGGAAACACAAAAAGATTATGAACGATTCGACATCCAGAAGAGCAAAGACAGCCTGGGCAATGCAAGTATGAACGGATCGGGCGCAGTACCGGAACCTGAAGAATGGGCGCTGATCATCCTGGCTGTGGTAATCATTGGTTTCATCACTTTGAAACCTTACATATTAAGATGA
- a CDS encoding DUF4153 domain-containing protein, translating into MKEKILSGINDPQQLEKLYRSNKTPFKREFSNLYPELKGNALADFWHERLRYESDEVAWGTINDLLFVAIAVLIAGFLVKIPAILPVPEEFYYPRNAGFIVFPVLAAYFAWKNKLSLQTTGFISIAILVCVFYINSLPASTTSDTLLLACIHLPLLLWVLLGISYAGDELNNYKKRLDYLRFNGDLIVMSAVLGLAGVLMTGITIALFSLISLQIEEFYGEYVVAFGLPAVPIVGTYLTQTNPQLVNKVSPIVAKIFSPLVLVMLIIYLAAIVYSGKDPYNDREFLLLFNVLLIGVMALIFFSIAESSGKTRNSDVWVLFLLSLVTVIVNGIALSAIIFRITEFGITPNRLAVLGGNFLMLLNLLLITFRLFQSFRKKADVAEAEHSIALFLPVYTLWTVVVVFVFPLVFGFK; encoded by the coding sequence ATGAAAGAAAAGATACTTTCTGGAATAAACGACCCGCAGCAGCTCGAGAAGCTATACCGGTCCAACAAGACACCTTTTAAGCGGGAGTTCAGCAATCTATATCCGGAGCTTAAGGGCAACGCACTCGCTGATTTCTGGCACGAAAGATTAAGATATGAATCAGATGAAGTAGCCTGGGGCACAATAAATGATTTGCTGTTTGTGGCAATAGCTGTTTTAATAGCAGGCTTTCTTGTTAAAATTCCGGCTATACTTCCTGTACCCGAAGAATTTTATTACCCACGAAATGCCGGATTTATCGTTTTCCCGGTGCTGGCCGCATACTTCGCCTGGAAAAACAAACTGAGCTTACAGACAACTGGCTTTATTAGTATAGCCATACTGGTGTGCGTGTTTTACATCAACTCCCTTCCGGCTTCAACTACCAGTGATACGCTACTATTAGCCTGCATCCATTTGCCTTTGTTGTTGTGGGTTTTATTAGGCATTTCCTATGCCGGAGATGAGTTGAACAACTATAAAAAGCGGCTGGATTATCTGAGGTTTAACGGAGACCTGATCGTAATGTCAGCTGTTCTGGGGCTGGCAGGTGTACTCATGACCGGAATTACTATAGCGTTGTTTTCGCTTATCAGCTTACAGATTGAGGAGTTTTACGGAGAGTATGTAGTAGCTTTCGGGCTACCGGCAGTGCCTATAGTTGGTACTTATCTTACCCAAACCAATCCGCAACTGGTTAATAAAGTATCACCAATTGTTGCTAAAATATTCAGCCCGCTGGTGCTGGTTATGCTCATTATCTACCTGGCTGCTATTGTGTATTCAGGCAAAGACCCTTACAACGACCGGGAGTTTTTGTTGCTGTTTAACGTGTTGCTGATAGGCGTGATGGCGCTGATCTTTTTCTCTATTGCCGAAAGCTCCGGTAAAACAAGAAATTCGGATGTATGGGTGCTATTCCTTTTATCTTTAGTTACGGTTATAGTTAATGGCATTGCATTATCGGCTATCATCTTCCGCATCACAGAATTTGGCATTACCCCGAACAGGCTGGCTGTGTTAGGCGGCAATTTCTTAATGCTGCTCAACCTGCTGCTCATCACGTTCAGGCTCTTTCAATCGTTCAGAAAAAAAGCGGATGTGGCTGAAGCTGAGCACTCCATTGCTTTGTTCCTGCCGGTGTATACTTTATGGACAGTAGTGGTTGTGTTTGTTTTCCCACTTGTGTTCGGTTTTAAGTAA
- a CDS encoding potassium transporter KefB, which translates to MIQRIEFKNHPIHLFTLGKRMLVGAWIGLLLICVFLIFVNEPNPEWGKLWWVRPLVIVPMAGAAGGFCNYFILYFASKIGVNKSFAILLSLLVFIIGFYLGFVLGLAGTMWH; encoded by the coding sequence ATGATACAGCGAATCGAATTTAAAAACCACCCGATCCATCTGTTTACATTAGGTAAAAGGATGCTAGTGGGTGCCTGGATAGGTTTATTACTGATCTGCGTTTTCCTGATTTTTGTGAATGAACCTAATCCCGAATGGGGAAAACTATGGTGGGTACGCCCCTTGGTTATTGTGCCTATGGCCGGTGCAGCAGGAGGCTTCTGTAATTACTTTATCTTATACTTTGCCAGCAAAATTGGTGTAAACAAGTCGTTTGCCATACTCTTAAGTCTACTGGTTTTTATCATCGGATTTTACCTTGGCTTTGTGTTAGGATTAGCTGGTACCATGTGGCATTAA